In Oncorhynchus masou masou isolate Uvic2021 chromosome 31, UVic_Omas_1.1, whole genome shotgun sequence, the sequence ctcattattgttatattattgtgttactttttataatttttttactttagttaatttgttaaatattttcttcttgaactgcaaagtttgttaagggcttgtatgtaagtaagcatttcatggtaaggtctacacttgttgtattctgcacttgtgacaaataaagtttgatttgatttaaagtatttttacttcacACTACtgcaacatggaactctattcaacATCAAGTAAGTCATGCAAGCAGTAAGTCAGATAAAAAtaaaccttatggaacagcggagaCTGTgcagcaacacacacatacacagacgcacatacacatacacacatacacatggattttgtgtttgAGAGTAGTGGCCTGAGCGCACATACTTATAGGAAAATTCCAccccaaaactatattttggtattcGTTTCATTAGTCTATTATTGACATAGTCCCAGGATGTTTTGTTTGTTAGCCATCAAGATatttaactttcaaaatacagaaatatgaaATGTAACGTTTTAAttgttggcagcagctaatggggattcataataaataCAACAGGCAATGggtcccaaagggcaccctattcccctctaTAATGCGTGacttttgacctgagccctgGTCAGCTGGAAATATGGTTTTTCATAAAGATGTCATGGTAAGTAATGGAATGCAAGTTTATGTCTGTGTGGGGTCAGTGACTTGAGGGGGAGAAAGAACCAGTGTAGGAAACAACaggctagttagtagcagtccaAGAGCCTCAGGCACACCTGTTTGACCTAGCTGTGATACTGTACGCCTTCTTATGTTACTTTTCTGAGTCAATTCAGGTATCATTAAATGTCCTGTTTATTATTTGTTTTATATTAAGAAACACAATTTATTTCGGTCTCTAGTTCAGTAAAATAAATAACTTTGTTCCGGTCACAAGATAATTCAGATAAATGCGGTAAACATCGCCACACTTAGGCAGAAAACGGAATGTTCTATGCTCAGCCAGGCCCATCGTTTCAATGAAACACAATTAAATGATATCTCTATTTTAGCAAATGTAGGTAGTTTTGTCGTGATCACAAGAAAATTCCATTAATTCCGGTAAAGAATCCCAAAAGTCAGACAGACAAATCTGATTGTTCTATCATAAAATTAGAACAATTAGTTTCCCTGGCTCATATGGCTTCTACTTAGAAATACTATATGAGTAAATTAATAGATGACATTTACTGCTATAAAACTGTCTCCATTTTATCGCGTAATTTACACAGACGCACCGCGGACTTTATTGGGAAAAGACGTTCCATGGTCTGTTTTGTCAACGGGCTCTATGTATTGTAAAACTTGTGGTAACCAGATGATCCCAATAATTTAGGTAGCCTAGTAAGCGATGCTCGGGGACTCGTTGTTTCCCTGTTTActagtcaaaatatattttacttaTTAAATCAAAGACGAATTTAACTGCAACACACTGGTCTCAAATATATTAGCAAAACTAGGCTACACAGAACCATGGCGGACCCACTGTAAAATGAGAGGCATTTCATCATATTAAAACGTGTACCAGTCCTTAGACTTAGATTTTTGTGCATTCGGTATTTGTTGTGGAATGTTTAGAtaatacttgttagatattgctgcactgccggacatagaagcacaagcatttcgctacatccgcaataacatctgctaaacacctATATGTGACCaaacgatttgatttgatttgaacgtgCCTAGCTCTGCCCACTGGGGCGTGGCTTACGGAAAGCTCGTATCGATTCTACCGGATCAAGTTATATCATCATCACAccggtttattttttatttaatttattaatATTACACCATATTTGACGACAGGCTAATTTCCATAGCATTATTAATTGGAATACTAGTCATTTAATAGGATCACTATGATATTTTCCATCTTCAGCCACTGGCTGGCTGGTAACGTTTCAAAACAGTGATTACATTATAGCAAATGACCGGCAGTTACATTGTCAACACGTGAATCATACAATGTTCAAACAAACATAAAACAAGGTACCTGTACAAACAAGATACATACCTACATGCCGAAATCTATTAACTCCACGAAAAACGCAGAATTGAATTTTTCGGTTGATTTGTTTTTGACCGGTCTGTCATACCGTAGCAAGAAACATGGCGGCTGCTGTGCTCATTAGCCGTCCTGCGAGTGTCCTTCCCAGGTTTTCTAGTGAGTAACACCAAAACATGCCATTTTATATTATAGAAATGCACTGGTAGCTGCATTGTCGAGAGAAAGTGGGAACAATAATGTTTATCCTGAAAACATAATTGTTTTTAAGCGACATTGCAACCATCTGTGACCCTGTTTGTGCTGTGacctagctaagttagctaggtAACTAACAGGAGCCGGTTAGCAAGCTAACTATTGCCGACGAATACGACGAACTAGGTAGCGATCTGGTTTCTAGCACCATGTCATATGTAAACCAGTAAAAAGCTATGCTCCTGACAGTCCTGTATATCCATTTTGGATTGATAAAGTTATTTGCGTCACGTTAATTGGATTAACACCACGGCCAAACAGTTAGCTAGTTATCTCCCAATTTCCCCATTTagttagccaactagctaacgttacctagctaGTTCGTGTAGACAGACCGTGGTTGTCAATATGCATGCCAGGTTATGTCTGTTGTTTACTGTGGTACCTATTTAGTGGACCTTCGTTGTATCCCCGTGACCAATACTAAGGTTAGTTAAAAGTAGCTTTGGGACACAACATCGGGAGTCTGTCTATTGGTTGGGCTCCCTGAGCTGTGTATCATATTCCTGTTGAGTTAGACAGCGGGCTGCCATTAAACCACGCATTTCAGGCAAGACTTCCTACCACAAAATCTACCACTGTCTACATAACAGGAATATGGTGCATTTTGGACAAAAGTTGGATTCAGACTTTTATTTGACAGCGAGGGTCACATTTCACTTTACGTCTTGTAAATAGAGTTCCTAGAGATTATACATATGCCTTTGTTGACAGGAGTTTTTTGGGGGGTGTATCCGGCTATATTCTGGTAGGGTTGTTTTCTGTCGCCACCCACCAGAAGGATTCACAACTCAGGGAGTCCAACAAATACAGACTCCTGATGTTGTGTCACAAAAGTAGTTAAAATATCTGTTTGTGGTCTCCTGAgaagcgcagcggtctaaggcactacatcgcaTTGCTTGAGGCTACAAATcctggttcaatcccaggctgtgtgacagcccagcatcgtccaggttaggggagggtttgggcgGCAGGGatttccttgtctcatcgcgctcaAGAGACTCCTTATGGCGGGCAAGCTGACTTCGGTTGCcagctggacggtgtttcctctgacacattggtgcggctgtcttccgggttaagcgagcagtgtgtcaagaagcggcgcggcttggcagggtcgtgtctCGGAGAACACATGtttcttgaccttcgcctcttccgagtctgtaggggagttgcagcgatgggacaagaataactaccaattggatatgacAAATTTGGGGAGGAAAAAAAggggtaatttaaaaaaaaataagatcTGTTTGTGATCCCATGCAACATTGCTAACTAGGCCTATGTTTTTGGTTGGTTGACAATTTCTGATTTGGGCAATTTGACTACAGTGTCCTCTGCACTGCTCCCCCTGCAGGTTCCTGCTCCCCTGTGGTGCTGTCAGCCATCCCTTTGACAGTCCAGCAGAGGAAGGTCCACCATGCTGTCATCCCCAGAGGGAAAGGGGGGCGCTCCTCCTCCAGTGGGGTAGCAGCCACAGTCTTCGGAGCCACCGGCTTCCTGGGCAGATATGTTGTCAACCGCCTGGGTAAGTTTCACCATCATCTGTCCCAAAGGCTTCACATGATAACCTTTCAAATGACATAGCAGCTCCTTGGTCTTCTTTTACTTATGTCTTATGTTTCTGTGATTGTGAGGGAGGCCTTCATTTGTTTGGTAATGTGCTAATCCTTTTTGCAGACACTGTAGTGACTGCATACAAGGATTTCCTATGGAGCAGTTATGTGTTTGTTGACCTGTCTAGTGGTTTTGCAGGTCGTATGGGTTCTCAGATTGTGATTCCTCACCGGTGTGACCAGTATGACCTCATGTACCTCAGGCCCATGGGGGATCTCGGCCAGATCATCTTTATGGTGAGAGAAATGCTATTTGTCAGGTTTGACGTCTCAAACCATTTCATTTTGAAATCCCTTCATCTCGTCATCTGTTAGctaagtgtttttttttctcatgcCAAGTTATGCCACGCCTCATATGTTCCCCTTCATCTTACTTTGTTTCAGGAGTGGGATGCCAGGAACAAGGATTCTATCAGAGAGGCGTTGGTGCACTCCAATGTGGTTATCAACTTAGTGGGACGAGAGTGGGAGACGAAGTATGGCCCAACTGACTAAACACAGAACATTATTTTAGAGAAATACATTGTTCCTAAAAAGAACCCACTGGTGGTTAACATTCACATAAATAGTTGCTCCATCAATATATGAATCTCCCTACTTTTAACTACACCAGTGAGGCTTGACTTACTCCTTAGTGGAGCAAAGGACCTCAACAGTGCTACACTTATTTTACAGCTTTCTGGAAAATGTTTGATGTACTTGGCTGTACTCAGTGTTATGTTCTTCCTCTTTCTGTGTATAAAGGAACTATCCCTTTGAGGACACCTATGTGAGCATCCCTCAGCAGATCGCCAAGGCCACCAGGGAGGCAGGCATCACAAAGCTGATCCACGTATCTCACCTCAACGCTGACATCCGCAGCCCCTCCAAATACCTTAGGAACAAGGTACTGGCCAATGCAGGGCATGGTTGAACTCTTTGTGTCATTTGAACATATTTAATTGTAGCTTAATTTTAGGATTTAATTGCCTGATATGCGTAACAATTATGAATATTCAGATGGGTGAAAATCGGTAAAGCTTGACATTTGGTTTAATATGTCATGATGAAGTCATGTGTGATGTTACCTTGCAGGCAGTAGGTGAGATGGCTGTGAGAGAAGAATTCCCTGATGCAATCATCATGAAGCCCGCTGAGATGTTTGGAAGGGAAGACAGATTCTTCAACCATTTTGCCAGTGAGTTAGCAGAGCATAGAGTTAATTTCAGTGTATAAACTGTTCAAAGGTGAAATGATTTTTTGTTTGTGGCTTGTCAGAATGCTAAGCAGACAGTGTCAATATTTGTGGGATCATGTTAGCATAATTACACAGCCTTTGTTGACTGTATAGGACTGACAACT encodes:
- the LOC135524191 gene encoding NADH dehydrogenase [ubiquinone] 1 alpha subcomplex subunit 9, mitochondrial-like; this encodes MAAAVLISRPASVLPRFSSSCSPVVLSAIPLTVQQRKVHHAVIPRGKGGRSSSSGVAATVFGATGFLGRYVVNRLGRMGSQIVIPHRCDQYDLMYLRPMGDLGQIIFMEWDARNKDSIREALVHSNVVINLVGREWETKNYPFEDTYVSIPQQIAKATREAGITKLIHVSHLNADIRSPSKYLRNKAVGEMAVREEFPDAIIMKPAEMFGREDRFFNHFANMRWFGSAVPLISMGKKTVKQPVHVVDVAKAIINAIKDPDANGKTYALVGPNRYLLHDLVEYVYAVAHRPFVPYPLPRPLYHLVASFFAMNPFEPWTTPDKVDRFHTTDMKYPGLPGLEDLGIVPASVEQKAIEVLRRHRRFRFLEAELADTKPAKTVNY